The following proteins come from a genomic window of Crassostrea angulata isolate pt1a10 chromosome 1, ASM2561291v2, whole genome shotgun sequence:
- the LOC128179097 gene encoding protein lin-7 homolog C-like: protein MATMEEGLHLEKDVNRAIDLLDALQKSGQIPSQKLAALQRVLQSDFLNSVREVYEHVYQTVDITGNEEVRANATAKATVAAFAASEGHAHPRVVELPKTEEGLGFNVMGGKEQNSPIYISRIIQDGVADRHGGLKRGDQLLSVNGVSVEGEHHEKAVELLKQAKGTVRLVVRYNPRVLEEMEARFDKQRVSTRRRQSP, encoded by the exons ATGGCGACCATGGAAGAAGGTTTACACTTGGAGAAAG ATGTCAACAGAGCAATAGACCTTTTGGATGCACTTCAGAAAA GTGGCCAAATTCCATCCCAGAAGTTAGCAGCCTTACAGAGAGTGCTTCAGAGTGATTTTCTAAATTCAGTGAGAGAAGTCTATGAACACGTCTACCAGACTGTGGATATAACAGGGAATGAGGAAGTCCGAGCGAATGCTACAGCTAAG GCCACAGTAGCTGCCTTTGCTGCAAGTGAAGGACATGCCCACCCCAGGGTTGTAGAACTACCAAAGACTGAAGAGGGATTGGGATTCAATGTTATGGGAGGAAAAGAACAGAATTCACCCATCTACATATCCAGAATCATTCAGGATGGAGTTGCTGACAGGCATGGAGGTCTGAAACGAGGAGATCAGCTGCTCTCAGTGAATGGAGTG agtGTGGAGGGAGAACACCATGAAAAAGCTGTTGAACTTTTGAAACAGGCCAAAG GAACTGTGCGGTTGGTGGTTCGTTATAATCCAAGAGTTCTAGAAGAAATGGAGGCAAGATTTGATAAACAAAGGGTATCCACGAGAAGGAGACAGTCACCATAG
- the LOC128178975 gene encoding uncharacterized protein LOC128178975 codes for MFMEVNLTAMNPYGNWFCRRKEHCDNTPVKRSVPSLLRLDSTGNTCCEKGLNSSIQKSMASCIAKTFSGMTSRSNSRSPDNIVGCMSDYPILQNSFDSACDKNMAAKNYAIMHMRPETSCIGSFQSLAGCKGMNTSSSISQHPGLHQSKFQIPYLQFHPAVFSAHPQQSDSAKKQVTKCQSQRTGKKSNRYFRYGWNAPQRKQSPEGIKNGTPKKSENTTLPKKQKCESKECDNQVEKKVSNREHCDRKNDKKQKTDNEGKDILSSPLSNLSLGESVAIKNALNQCSMSSSASNDIEKPKPDWFSFGRRDSESKLSPSNTVIVLDNWDDEISEEFQSENIKLQNDMIDLLATEEEKTNSLEDNIISTETSKSNSFHNVEKICDTLCTDEKVSNESKSQENVADTSAVVTQMCQNSEPHAVLYQRNMNKKGRPSHKKRSRKKGSKHSKSNNIEQGQKRKFEDGTSSKSGACTIAFIMGGSDPHSLDSESDFSFDSDEDSSDSVDDDIDFVCHFPEPLLVNSAPLLMNIICSAKSSPVSQAVSAANREWETMSEKPSTTATQNDRKVHFAEPESLTETHIADDWNRRGPWEEYARDRERFKRRIEEVKSVIDPILCEDHRQHVYSNLMHPNE; via the exons ATGTTTATGGAGGTAAACTTAACTGCCATGAACCCATATGGAAATTGGTTTTGTCGGAGGAAAGAACATTGTGATAATACTCCGGTGAAAAGAAGTGTTCCTAGTCTACTAAGACTCGACAGTACGGGTAATACATGTTGTGAGAAAGGATTAAATTCCTCAATTCAAAAGAGTATGGCTTCGTGTATAGCAAAAACTTTTAGTGGCATGACATCAAGAAGCAATTCTCGATCACCTGACAATATTGTTGGTTGTATGTCTGATTATCCTATTTTGCAAAATTCTTTTGACAGTGCTTGTGATAAAAATATGGCAGCAAAAAACTATGCTATAATGCACATGAGGCCTGAAACTTCATGCATTGGAAGTTTTCAGAGTCTTGCTGGGTGCAAGGGAATGAATACAAGTAGTTCCATTTCTCAACACCCAGGATTGCATCAGAGTAAATTTCAAATACCTTACCTTCAGTTTCATCCAGCTGTTTTTAGTGCACATCCACAGCAAAGTGACTCAGCAAAGAAACAGGTTACAAAGTGTCAAAGCCAGAGAACCGGCAAAAAGAGTAACCGCTATTTCAGATATGGATGGAATGCTCCTCAAAGAAAGCAGTCCCCTGAGGGTATAAAAAATGGTACTCCCAAAAAGTCTGAAAACACAACTCTACCGAAGAAACAAAAATGTGAAAGCAAAGAATGTGATAACCAAGTTGAAAAGAAAGTCAGTAATAGGGAACATTGTGATAGAAAAAacgacaaaaaacaaaaaactgataACGAAGGAAAGGATATATTATCTAGTCCATTGTCTAATTTAAGTCTTGGGGAAAGCGTTGCAATAAAAAATGCCTTAAATCAATGTTCAATGTCCAGTTCAGCAAGCAATGACATTGAAAAACCTAAACCAGACTGGTTTAGTTTTGGTAGAAGAGACTCTGAATCTAAACTTTCACCATCAAACACAGTCATAGTGTTAGACAATTGGGATGATGAAATATCTGAAGAATTTCAGTCAGAAAATATCAAGCTACAGAATGATATGATTGACCTATTAGCAACCGAGGAGGAAAAGACAAACTCATTAGAAGATAATATTATTTCAACTGAAACTTCTAAAAGTAACTCTTTTCATAATGTGGAGAAAATTTGTGATACTTTATGTACTGATGAAAAAGTGTCCAATGAGTCAAAGAGCCAAGAAAATGTTGCAGATACCAGTGCGGTGGTCACCCAAATGTGCCAAAACAGTGAGCCTCATGCTGTTCTCTATCAGCGTAACATGAATAAGAAGGGTCGTCCTTCTCACAAAAAACGAAGCAGAAAGAAAGGCAGCAAACATTCCAAGTCTAACAACATTGAACAGggtcaaaaaagaaaatttgaggATGGTACATCCTCCAAATCTGGTGCTTGCACTATAGCGTTCATCATGGGAGGTTCTGATCCCCACTCATTGGACAGCGAAAGTGATTTTTCCTTTGATAGTGATGAAGATTCATCTGACTCTGTTGATGATGACATTGACTTTGTGTGTCACTTTCCTGAACCTCTTCTTGTGAACTCGGCACCTCTCCTCATGAACATTATTTGCTCTGCCAAGTCTAGTCCTGTCAGCCAAGCAGTCAGTGCCGCTAATCGTGAATGGGAAACCATGTCAGAAAAGCCAAGTACTACAGCAACACAGAATGACAGAAAA gtACACTTCGCAGAACCTGAGAGTCTCACCGAAACTCATATAGCAGATGACTGGAACAGAAGAGGTCCATGGGAAGAGTATGCTCGAGACAGAGAAAGATTTAAGCGAAGAATAGAAGAAGTAAAAAGCGTCATTGATCCTATTCTGTGTGAAGATCACCGTCAGCATGTGTATTCCAATCTGATGCAtccaaatgaataa